The genomic window CCGAGGCCAGCATCTGTGGAGTATTCAACCGTTGGACCGCTGGCGTCGATCTGGAACCTGCGTGACAAACACTGGTCAGTTCCTCCCCGAATGGGGCTCCAGGCTTAATCATCTTGTTTCCTCGTTGAATGTTCATAGCTCCTCTTTTCCGGTTGGAATGGGGTAACGTCTCGATACAGTGGAAAACCCATTTAATCCTCGGGGTAAGTGTGAATTGCAGCTGACGTCTGTAAACAGGCAAGTAGCCATCCAAATCAACATCCCAATTATTCTCTGATACTTAAGTCGTATCAGCTAGAAAAGATCGCTCCTCAAAACTGCCGGAAAAAGTCAGGTTTGAAATCAAATTTGGTCCAGGGGAGGGATCGATGAAAATTGCCCTCACCCGCCTCATCCCCGCGAATTCGCCAAAGCGTGACGAATTTCCATCGCAGTGATGAAATGTCGTCATCGCTGGCGATGGCTTACGCGGAAGGAAAATTCGTGACTCCAAAACAACCCTCTTGTTTTCGAGTAAGTTAGTTTGAGTCTCAAGCCCGATCTCATTTTTGGATTCAGGCGTGCAACTCTTATTGAGAATTGCCACTGTGGGTAGCCTGGATGAAGGCCACCAGGAAGAGACTTCCAGACGGGACAACGACCATGATTAAGATTTCAAAAAAGGAAAGGGATAAAGGAAAGACGATCGAGCTCAAAATCGAGGGCAAAATCTGCGGGGCTTGGGCGCAGGAATTCAAGCAAACCTGCATTCAAATCCTGGGGGAAGACGTTCAGCGACTCATTCTGGACTTTTCATCAGTGACCAGCATCGACCGTGAGGGGTTGAATTTACTGAAGAAAGTGGATTGTCCCCGGATAGAAATTGTCGGCTGCAACCTGTTTCTCAATGACCTGATTCAAGGGACGAAGTTGAAGCAGTCGAAGATCGAGGCAGATCCCCAAGCCGGATCAGCCCATTCGGCTCCCAAGGGAGTTCGAGGTGGTGGAAGAATTTCTCGATGAGGTGAGCAGTGATGCAAAAACTCATGGAAGTATTGGATTTCAGAAATATGTCTAACCTCTGGACCTCGATGGTGCAGCAGTACCAGATCCTGGGCTTTGAAGGCGTCGTGATCACGCTTTTGATCCTCATCGGGAATCTACTACTGGAACAGTGGCGGCGGTATCGGAGGTCCTGGGGAGTGGCGGGACCGTTTCCAGTGCCCGTCCGGGCCGTGCAGATCCTGATGGTAGGCACGATTCTGGTGCTTGGGGTCAACCTCCCGGCATATTCGCAGAGCTCGTCTCCGACCCAGCGCCCTTCCTCCGCTCAGCCGGCAGCACAATCTCCTCAATCGCTTACTTTGCGTCAGGCGGTCGAGATGGCGCTCGAGAACAATACCCAGGTCCAACTCAGTGCGGAGGAAATACAAGCCGCAAAAGGGCGATCGAACCAGGCGCGGGCCGCTCTTCTGCCGAATTTGGATGGCCAAGTGTCCCAGTCCAATATAACCATAAACCTCAAAGCCCAAGGCATCGATTTTTCCAAGATTCCGATTCCTGGATTCAGCAGTTTTGGGGCGCTGGTCGGGCCCTTCGATCGATTTGATGCTCGTGCTTTCCTGCAGCAGAATTTGTTCAACTTCGCGGCCATCCGTCAGTATCAGGCCGCGCGCATCAGCCACAAAGTTTCAACCCTGGAGGCCGAGCGGGTTCGGCGAGACACGATTGCGACGGTGTCGGCACTCTATTACGGGGTCTTGCAGGCAGCGGCTCACATCGATGCCACTCAGGCGAATATCCGTTTGAACGAGAGCTTGCTGGAATTGGCAGTCCATCAAAAGGACGCCGGCACGGGGACGGCGGTGGATGTCACCCGCGCACAGGTGCAACTCGCCCAGCAACGGCAGCGTTTGCTGAGTGATGAAGTCGATTACGAGGACGCCCGGCTGAGGTTACTGAAGGCGATGGGGAAAGACGTTTCCATGGATGTCCAACTGGTGGATACCCTGACGCTTCGGGACGAGCCGATCCTGAGCATGCCCGAAGCGCTCACGATTTCGAAGGAGAACCGGGTGGAGCTGCAGTCACAGACGGAGCGGGAGCACGCCGCCCGATTGCAGTTGAGTTCGGTCAAGGCCGAACGGTATCCCTCGGTGGGTTTTTTTGCGGATTATGGGTCCAGCGGGTTGACCCCCGGCGACTCCGCTCTTGCAACACGCACCTATGGGGTTGCTGCGACCCTGCCCATTTTCGATGGAGGACGCCGGGAAGGGCGAATTGCGGAACAGTCGGCGCGAACCAGGGAAGAGGCCATCCGGTTGACGGATGTCAAACAACAAGTGGAAGTGGAGGTTCGCCTCGCCTTGAAGACCCTGGAATCGACCCGTCAACAGGTGGCTGTGTCGGAAGAAAACCTGAAGTTATCGCAGACTGAACTGGAACTTGCCCGCGACCGGTTCCAGGAGGGCGTCACGAACAATATTGAAGTGGTCAATGCCCAAACCTCCCTCGAACAGGCCCGCGACCGAAGGATCGAAGCGCTGTATCTGTTCAATCTGGCCCGCGTCAATCTGGATCGGGCATTGGGTCAGGTGGAGAAAATTTATCAGTAACCAAAAGGGTGGAGCCCATCCATGAGAAACCGGACATGTCAAATGGGATCCGCTGAGTGAGTGGTGAGTGAATGGATTGAGACTTTGGATTGACCTGGAAACTCGGACGATAGGTCAACAGGAGATGTGGATATGGCAAACGAGCCCAATGCAGTGATACCGAATGAGAACCCTCCCAAGGCAGCACCCGTCAGCAATGGAAACGGGTTTAACGCGCGGCGCAAGCAACAGCTGCGCATCGGGCTGATCGTTGGGACCATCGTCTTTGCTTTTGTATTCGGCGGGTGGAGGATTTACTCCGCCGGGCATGTCAGCACCGACGACGCCCAGGTGGCCGGGCACATTATTGTCATCAGCGCCAAGGCGACGGGCTTTATCAAGAATGTTTATGTTCTGGACAACCAGGAAGTCCAGGCGGGACAACTGCTGGCGGAAATTGATGACCGGGACTACCAGGTCCGACTCGCGCAGGCAGAAGCGGATCTGGCTGTGGCCCGGGCGACGGCCAGGGCCTCGTCAACCCAGGTGTCGGTAACCAGCCAGACCACCACCTCATTGGTCGATCAGGCCAGGGCCGGCGTGACCAGTGCCAGGGCCGGCGTCGAAACGGCGGAAAAAGACCTGGAACAGACCCGGGCGATGCTCCGCGCAGCAGAGGCGGATGTGGTGGCCGCAAGATCCAATCTGAAAAGAACACAGGACGATGTGACCCGCTACCGGAAACTGGCCGCCAAGGAAGAGATCCCGCGTCAAACCCTCGAGGCCGCCGAGAACGGGGAAGTGGCGGCCCAGGCAAGCGTCACCAGCTCGGTTCAAAATGAACAAGCCGCCCGGGCCAAAGTCGCCTGGGCAGAAGCTCGCGTGACGCAGGCGAAGGCACAGATAAACGATTCTCAGGCCCGCTTGATTGGGGCGGAGACTGCACCGGCCCAGGTGTCCATCTCCCAGTCGCAGGCCTCTACGGCCGAGGCGAA from Terriglobia bacterium includes these protein-coding regions:
- a CDS encoding TolC family protein; translation: MSNLWTSMVQQYQILGFEGVVITLLILIGNLLLEQWRRYRRSWGVAGPFPVPVRAVQILMVGTILVLGVNLPAYSQSSSPTQRPSSAQPAAQSPQSLTLRQAVEMALENNTQVQLSAEEIQAAKGRSNQARAALLPNLDGQVSQSNITINLKAQGIDFSKIPIPGFSSFGALVGPFDRFDARAFLQQNLFNFAAIRQYQAARISHKVSTLEAERVRRDTIATVSALYYGVLQAAAHIDATQANIRLNESLLELAVHQKDAGTGTAVDVTRAQVQLAQQRQRLLSDEVDYEDARLRLLKAMGKDVSMDVQLVDTLTLRDEPILSMPEALTISKENRVELQSQTEREHAARLQLSSVKAERYPSVGFFADYGSSGLTPGDSALATRTYGVAATLPIFDGGRREGRIAEQSARTREEAIRLTDVKQQVEVEVRLALKTLESTRQQVAVSEENLKLSQTELELARDRFQEGVTNNIEVVNAQTSLEQARDRRIEALYLFNLARVNLDRALGQVEKIYQ
- a CDS encoding STAS domain-containing protein; this encodes MIKISKKERDKGKTIELKIEGKICGAWAQEFKQTCIQILGEDVQRLILDFSSVTSIDREGLNLLKKVDCPRIEIVGCNLFLNDLIQGTKLKQSKIEADPQAGSAHSAPKGVRGGGRISR
- a CDS encoding HlyD family secretion protein; this translates as MANEPNAVIPNENPPKAAPVSNGNGFNARRKQQLRIGLIVGTIVFAFVFGGWRIYSAGHVSTDDAQVAGHIIVISAKATGFIKNVYVLDNQEVQAGQLLAEIDDRDYQVRLAQAEADLAVARATARASSTQVSVTSQTTTSLVDQARAGVTSARAGVETAEKDLEQTRAMLRAAEADVVAARSNLKRTQDDVTRYRKLAAKEEIPRQTLEAAENGEVAAQASVTSSVQNEQAARAKVAWAEARVTQAKAQINDSQARLIGAETAPAQVSISQSQASTAEAKVKRAEADVESRRLELSYTKIYAPLHGVVSKKSVEIGQNVAIGQPLMALVPLDDVWVVANFKETQLKNVRAGQSADVDVDTYSGKTFHGKVDSVAAGTGAVFSLLPPENATGNYVKVVQRIPVKILLTEQKPGEVLRPGMNVVVTIHTR